The stretch of DNA GGTCGAACCGCAAGAAGGACTCACAAATATCATTCAGCGAAAAGAAAATGAATTCATCACAATGCAAAAGCTAGCAAACAAGCTTGCAGACGATCTCAAGGACATTACACGAAAACAACAGCCAGTAGAGTCCGCAACGGTATCAATAGTTCAGGGAAGGCACAACATTTACTCTAGAATTGGCAAGTTGTTTTCTGAATCAAAGTCCATAGTTTATGTGGTGACCACCGGAAAAGACCTAGTTCGAATGTATCACACGTCAATTCCAGAAAAAATCAAAGTGTGCAAGACAAATGGTGGTCAAATAAGAATAGTGACAGACGTCGAAGACCCAAGTGTGGTATCAATAGTTGGCAAGCTTGGCGCATCCGAAATAAGAATAGGAAAGCTACCATCAAAATCAAGGATGATAGTCGAAGAAGGAAGA from Candidatus Nitrosotenuis aquarius encodes:
- a CDS encoding TrmB family transcriptional regulator, encoding MLKHFDLDDIDAHLYIGLLQIGPLSVGNLAAKLDIERGKAYRSLEKLRSLGLITTTMTNPIICKPVEPQEGLTNIIQRKENEFITMQKLANKLADDLKDITRKQQPVESATVSIVQGRHNIYSRIGKLFSESKSIVYVVTTGKDLVRMYHTSIPEKIKVCKTNGGQIRIVTDVEDPSVVSIVGKLGASEIRIGKLPSKSRMIVEEGRHLIMSGGINESMDMNDDGDSVLDSNSIEMVENMYSLCEHLWKKSKSLEPIKKAAK